One Aegilops tauschii subsp. strangulata cultivar AL8/78 chromosome 7, Aet v6.0, whole genome shotgun sequence genomic window carries:
- the LOC109764867 gene encoding aberrant root formation protein 4 isoform X2 → MARDEPFAAAVDVADGDSTSSSPTLTRLREALAALSEAFESGDAASSDAAAAAVAEILSASDADASAALAEQMLREVHAFLSSPSSNQMAMDALSLELPKPVAKLGARMGNCRDIARTIIEFFASNCSPRDMLCILCEALDTPVALNGSAYLVILLDGLASTLILIQRRHIEQVKVVLPAILRVMHANLSECDEEHGMSAVDLFSAALRIGNAIQEMCKTMVNHRKEELCSILGLYALQNIALVSSESKHQNIQSTCGSVVLQYSKLLMFCGFTYLGLLTGNDVTSATTKLSKEEDDNFLDCFSFAMDGASLVVVWTSMHDDMSKYAGAEFESALKEVQDNCIRKWEAINMFRYVLSSVNYSWAIKSHSLDLLLTLVDDKCSEETNDHVDFPCSTQIFAILKAIERVMIAAPDTLMRKKAFSALKRVISVVPSTQRFDILQALIENSMFPSLTAILLDLVKNEVLRESRRADQVNGSDRSQDSGESPPWASQVLELVELILRPPEGGPPCLRDHSEEVLSALNLLRLILIIDSRGSRSAKMLRDEKIRAVYSEWLLPLRSVVTGIQSELEKDGGDDENQMACLLNPVQLVLHRCIELVEEKMKGL, encoded by the exons ATGGCCAGGGACGAACCCTTCGCCGCCGCCGTGGACGTTGCCGACGGCGACTCAACCTCCTCCAGCCCAACCCTCACGCGCCTACGGGAAGCACTCGCCGCCCTCTCCGAG GCGTTCGAGTCCGGCGACGCCGCCTCCTCCGACGcagcagccgccgccgtcgccgagaTCCTCAGCGCGTCCGATGCCGACGCGTCCGCCGCGCTCGCCGAGCAGATGCTCCGCGAGGTCCACGCGTTCCTCTCGTCCCCGTCCTCGAATCAG ATGGCCATGGACGCGCTGTCTCTGGAGCTTCCCAAGCCTGTGGCGAAGCTGGGTGCTCGGATGGGGAATTGCCGGGACATTGCCAGGACTATCATTGAGTTCTTTGCGTCGAATTGCAGCCCAAGGGACATGCTCTGCATCCTCTGCGAG GCATTAGATACACCAGTGGCATTAAATGGATCAGCATATCTTGTTATTCTACTAGATGGGCTTGCCagca CGCTTATTTTGATTCAGAGGAGACATATTGAGCAAGTAAAGGTCGTACTTCCTGCCATCCTTCGAGTTATGCATGCTAATTTATCAGAATGTGATGAGGAACATGGAATGTCTGCTGTTGATCTGTTCAGTGCAGCCCTCAGAATAGGCAATGCTATACAAGAAATGTGCAAAACAATG GTCAACCACAGGAAGGAAGAGCTATGTTCTATACTTGGTCTATACGCCCTTCAAAACATA GCTCTTGTATCATCAGAAAGCAAACATCAGAATATTCAGTCTACTTGTGGTTCAGTTGTTCTTCAATATTCTAAACTTCTTATGTTTTGCGGGTTCACCTATTTGGGTCTTTTAACTGGTAATGATGTGACCTCAGCCACCACTAAGCTTTCTAAAG AAGAGGACGACAATTTTCTGGACTGCTTTTCTTTTGCTATGGACGGTGCAAGTCTTGTAG TTGTGTGGACCTCTATGCATGATGATATGTCAAAATATGCTGGAGCAGAGTTTGAATCAGCACTGAAAGAAGTTCAAGACAATTGTATTAGGAAATGGGAAGCAATCAACATGTTTAGATATGTCTTGTCTTCAGTTAATTACTCATGGGCAATCAAATCTCACAGTCTGGACTTATTGTTGACTTTAGTTGATGATAAGTGTAGTGAGGAAACCAACGATCATGTAGATTTCCCATGTTCCACTCAAATTTTTGCCATACTCAAG GCCATTGAAAGAGTCATGATAGCTGCCCCAGATACGTTGATGCGGAAGAAAGCCTTTTCTGCCCTGAAAAGG GTTATTTCAGTGGTGCCATCCACTCAGAGATTTGATATCTTACAGGCCCTCATTGAGAATAGTATGTTCCCCTCCTTG ACTGCAATTcttttagatctggtgaagaatGAAGTTTTGAGAGAGAGCCGTCGAGCTGATCAGGTTAATGGATCTGATCGATCACAAGATTCTGGGGAATCACCACCCTGGGCTTCTCAGGTGCTTGAGTTAGTGGAGCTGATCTTGAGGCCTCCAGAAGGTGGTCCTCCTTGTCTTCGTGATCACAGTGAAGAG GTGTTATCTGCTCTGAACTTGCTCAGATTGATTCTGATAATAGATTCAAGAG GATCCAGATCAGCAAAAATGTTGCGGGACGAAAAAATACGAGCCGTGTACTCAGAGTGGCTGCTCCCACTAAGATCAGTTGTTACAGGGATTCAATCGGAACTCGAGAAAGACGGCGGTGACGACGAAAATCAGATGGCGTGCTTGTTAAATCCTGTTCAACTCGTACTTCACCGCTGCATTGAGTTGGTGGAGGAAAAGATGAAAGGTTTGTAA
- the LOC109764867 gene encoding aberrant root formation protein 4 isoform X1 yields MARDEPFAAAVDVADGDSTSSSPTLTRLREALAALSEAFESGDAASSDAAAAAVAEILSASDADASAALAEQMLREVHAFLSSPSSNQMAMDALSLELPKPVAKLGARMGNCRDIARTIIEFFASNCSPRDMLCILCEALDTPVALNGSAYLVILLDGLASTLILIQRRHIEQVKVVLPAILRVMHANLSECDEEHGMSAVDLFSAALRIGNAIQEMCKTMVNHRKEELCSILGLYALQNIALLQALVSSESKHQNIQSTCGSVVLQYSKLLMFCGFTYLGLLTGNDVTSATTKLSKEEDDNFLDCFSFAMDGASLVVVWTSMHDDMSKYAGAEFESALKEVQDNCIRKWEAINMFRYVLSSVNYSWAIKSHSLDLLLTLVDDKCSEETNDHVDFPCSTQIFAILKAIERVMIAAPDTLMRKKAFSALKRVISVVPSTQRFDILQALIENSMFPSLTAILLDLVKNEVLRESRRADQVNGSDRSQDSGESPPWASQVLELVELILRPPEGGPPCLRDHSEEVLSALNLLRLILIIDSRGSRSAKMLRDEKIRAVYSEWLLPLRSVVTGIQSELEKDGGDDENQMACLLNPVQLVLHRCIELVEEKMKGL; encoded by the exons ATGGCCAGGGACGAACCCTTCGCCGCCGCCGTGGACGTTGCCGACGGCGACTCAACCTCCTCCAGCCCAACCCTCACGCGCCTACGGGAAGCACTCGCCGCCCTCTCCGAG GCGTTCGAGTCCGGCGACGCCGCCTCCTCCGACGcagcagccgccgccgtcgccgagaTCCTCAGCGCGTCCGATGCCGACGCGTCCGCCGCGCTCGCCGAGCAGATGCTCCGCGAGGTCCACGCGTTCCTCTCGTCCCCGTCCTCGAATCAG ATGGCCATGGACGCGCTGTCTCTGGAGCTTCCCAAGCCTGTGGCGAAGCTGGGTGCTCGGATGGGGAATTGCCGGGACATTGCCAGGACTATCATTGAGTTCTTTGCGTCGAATTGCAGCCCAAGGGACATGCTCTGCATCCTCTGCGAG GCATTAGATACACCAGTGGCATTAAATGGATCAGCATATCTTGTTATTCTACTAGATGGGCTTGCCagca CGCTTATTTTGATTCAGAGGAGACATATTGAGCAAGTAAAGGTCGTACTTCCTGCCATCCTTCGAGTTATGCATGCTAATTTATCAGAATGTGATGAGGAACATGGAATGTCTGCTGTTGATCTGTTCAGTGCAGCCCTCAGAATAGGCAATGCTATACAAGAAATGTGCAAAACAATG GTCAACCACAGGAAGGAAGAGCTATGTTCTATACTTGGTCTATACGCCCTTCAAAACATA GCTCTTTTGCAGGCTCTTGTATCATCAGAAAGCAAACATCAGAATATTCAGTCTACTTGTGGTTCAGTTGTTCTTCAATATTCTAAACTTCTTATGTTTTGCGGGTTCACCTATTTGGGTCTTTTAACTGGTAATGATGTGACCTCAGCCACCACTAAGCTTTCTAAAG AAGAGGACGACAATTTTCTGGACTGCTTTTCTTTTGCTATGGACGGTGCAAGTCTTGTAG TTGTGTGGACCTCTATGCATGATGATATGTCAAAATATGCTGGAGCAGAGTTTGAATCAGCACTGAAAGAAGTTCAAGACAATTGTATTAGGAAATGGGAAGCAATCAACATGTTTAGATATGTCTTGTCTTCAGTTAATTACTCATGGGCAATCAAATCTCACAGTCTGGACTTATTGTTGACTTTAGTTGATGATAAGTGTAGTGAGGAAACCAACGATCATGTAGATTTCCCATGTTCCACTCAAATTTTTGCCATACTCAAG GCCATTGAAAGAGTCATGATAGCTGCCCCAGATACGTTGATGCGGAAGAAAGCCTTTTCTGCCCTGAAAAGG GTTATTTCAGTGGTGCCATCCACTCAGAGATTTGATATCTTACAGGCCCTCATTGAGAATAGTATGTTCCCCTCCTTG ACTGCAATTcttttagatctggtgaagaatGAAGTTTTGAGAGAGAGCCGTCGAGCTGATCAGGTTAATGGATCTGATCGATCACAAGATTCTGGGGAATCACCACCCTGGGCTTCTCAGGTGCTTGAGTTAGTGGAGCTGATCTTGAGGCCTCCAGAAGGTGGTCCTCCTTGTCTTCGTGATCACAGTGAAGAG GTGTTATCTGCTCTGAACTTGCTCAGATTGATTCTGATAATAGATTCAAGAG GATCCAGATCAGCAAAAATGTTGCGGGACGAAAAAATACGAGCCGTGTACTCAGAGTGGCTGCTCCCACTAAGATCAGTTGTTACAGGGATTCAATCGGAACTCGAGAAAGACGGCGGTGACGACGAAAATCAGATGGCGTGCTTGTTAAATCCTGTTCAACTCGTACTTCACCGCTGCATTGAGTTGGTGGAGGAAAAGATGAAAGGTTTGTAA